Proteins co-encoded in one Novosphingobium sp. PP1Y genomic window:
- the purQ gene encoding phosphoribosylformylglycinamidine synthase subunit PurQ has protein sequence MSFRSAVITFPGSNCDRDMADALEKVSGTAPHRVWHGDADLPEGLDFIALPGGFSYGDYLRCGAIASRSPVMRAVIEAAGRGVPVLGVCNGFQVLTESGLLPGALLRNSVIRFVCRDVRLKVENAQSLFTSGYEAGQEILIPVAHHDGNYFADEATLDRLEGEGRVAFRYAEDVNGSARQIAGVLNDAGNVLGMMPHPERAIEATHGGTDGRALFESAIRGLVGA, from the coding sequence ATGAGCTTCCGCTCCGCCGTCATCACCTTTCCCGGCTCCAATTGCGACCGCGACATGGCGGACGCGCTGGAGAAGGTTTCGGGCACCGCGCCGCATCGCGTCTGGCACGGTGACGCCGACCTGCCCGAGGGACTGGACTTCATCGCCTTGCCGGGCGGCTTTTCCTATGGCGACTACTTGCGCTGCGGTGCGATTGCCTCGCGCTCGCCGGTGATGCGCGCCGTCATCGAGGCTGCCGGTCGCGGCGTTCCGGTGCTCGGCGTCTGCAACGGTTTCCAGGTCCTGACCGAAAGCGGGCTGCTGCCCGGTGCGCTGCTGCGCAACTCGGTGATCCGCTTCGTCTGCCGCGACGTTCGCCTCAAGGTCGAAAACGCGCAGTCGCTGTTCACCAGCGGCTATGAAGCGGGACAGGAAATCCTCATTCCGGTCGCCCACCACGACGGCAACTACTTCGCCGACGAAGCGACGCTCGACCGTCTCGAGGGCGAGGGCCGCGTGGCCTTCCGCTATGCCGAGGACGTCAACGGTTCGGCCCGGCAGATCGCCGGCGTGCTCAACGATGCCGGCAACGTGCTGGGCATGATGCCGCACCCCGAACGTGCCATCGAGGCTACCCACGGTGGCACGGATGGTCGCGCATTGTTCGAAAGCGCTATCAGGGGCTTGGTCGGCGCCTGA
- a CDS encoding bifunctional diguanylate cyclase/phosphodiesterase, protein MPRELPVLAVLGLSDPDDGDWSRLRGIQYSCLGHSTFARVTTQISAMLATAALVFGQVPMAAVAVWIAVACVTLWRGVRIDRTLIDADKRRISRDEVHAQMISSILNGLAWSVPIGGLGFFVDAQTQVKLWIVLAMLMTASAVLLPAVPLGTLLFTGITGATAIVFFLSRGMFDMAAVSIAFSGIVIAAAIESARRHVTTKIAEAGIVEKDEVVSMLLREFEEGEADWLWQIDTARRVRSVSPRFAFALGMDAKEIEGQPLIQLIAGSAWESGQFSTSLHDLAERIKRRENFNNLLVRVTIHGQPRWWELSGTPKLDEKGNFDGFRGVGSDVTEARENSDKIAWLARYDTLTGLPNRMMLTEALGDALDYADKWRTRCAFLMIDLDRFKAVNDSLGHLVGDQLLARVSERLKEQMTDNELCGRLGGDEFAIVIRDASDLAHIDRVAERVIKRLSQPYEVDHHTLYVGASVGSAIGPRDGSTVETLMRNADLALYRAKDTGGNEHFTYEPALHAHAEERRKLEFSLRRALERDEFKVVYQPVVAADTEGVVSFEALLRWESKDHGSVSPAKFIPLAEDTRLIVPIGEWVLREACKEAMNWPEHIRVAVNVSGEQLLDQNFVASVVGALQHSGLSPNRLEIEVTESIFLRDTTMANAALEEVMALGCGIALDDFGTGYSSLGYLRKLRFSTIKVDRMFVQGAATGNPESLAIIRAVVAMADSLGMSTTAEGAETQNEVDMIRQLGCRKIQGYFFGRPMAPEDAIALFRNPANSRQSAA, encoded by the coding sequence ATGCCACGGGAACTGCCAGTATTGGCGGTGCTCGGGCTATCGGATCCGGACGACGGCGATTGGAGTCGGCTGCGGGGAATACAGTATTCCTGCCTCGGCCACTCCACTTTCGCGCGGGTCACGACGCAGATCTCCGCCATGCTCGCAACCGCGGCGCTCGTCTTCGGGCAAGTGCCGATGGCAGCTGTCGCGGTCTGGATCGCAGTGGCCTGCGTCACGCTCTGGCGAGGGGTCCGCATAGACCGCACGCTGATCGACGCGGACAAGCGCCGCATCTCGCGCGACGAAGTCCACGCGCAGATGATCAGCTCCATTCTCAACGGCCTGGCCTGGTCCGTCCCGATCGGCGGCCTCGGATTCTTCGTCGACGCGCAGACGCAAGTAAAGCTGTGGATCGTGCTGGCCATGCTGATGACCGCATCGGCCGTGCTGCTGCCCGCTGTACCGCTGGGAACCTTGCTGTTCACCGGAATCACCGGCGCTACCGCCATCGTGTTCTTCCTGAGCCGCGGCATGTTCGACATGGCCGCGGTCAGCATCGCCTTCTCGGGGATCGTGATTGCCGCCGCCATCGAAAGCGCGCGGCGCCACGTCACTACCAAGATCGCCGAAGCCGGCATTGTCGAGAAGGACGAAGTCGTCTCGATGCTGCTGCGCGAGTTCGAGGAAGGCGAGGCAGACTGGCTCTGGCAGATCGATACCGCACGCCGCGTGCGGTCGGTCTCCCCGCGCTTCGCCTTTGCCCTGGGCATGGATGCCAAGGAGATCGAGGGGCAGCCCCTGATCCAGCTCATCGCCGGATCGGCGTGGGAAAGCGGCCAGTTCTCGACCAGCCTCCACGACCTTGCCGAGCGCATCAAGCGGCGCGAGAACTTCAACAACCTGCTGGTGCGCGTGACGATCCACGGCCAACCGCGCTGGTGGGAGCTTTCCGGCACGCCCAAGCTCGACGAAAAGGGCAATTTCGACGGCTTCCGCGGCGTCGGCTCCGACGTCACCGAAGCGCGCGAGAATTCCGACAAGATTGCCTGGCTCGCGCGTTACGACACGCTCACCGGCCTGCCCAACCGCATGATGCTCACCGAAGCGCTGGGCGACGCGCTGGACTACGCGGACAAGTGGCGCACGCGCTGCGCCTTCCTGATGATCGACCTCGATCGCTTCAAGGCGGTCAACGATTCGCTGGGCCATCTCGTCGGCGACCAGTTGCTGGCCCGGGTATCGGAGCGACTCAAGGAGCAGATGACCGACAACGAACTGTGCGGCCGCCTTGGCGGCGACGAGTTCGCCATCGTCATCCGCGACGCTTCGGACCTTGCCCATATCGACCGTGTCGCCGAACGCGTCATCAAGCGCCTCTCACAGCCCTACGAAGTCGATCACCACACTCTCTACGTCGGCGCCTCGGTCGGCTCTGCGATCGGCCCGCGCGACGGCTCGACTGTCGAGACCCTCATGCGCAATGCCGACCTGGCGCTCTACCGCGCCAAGGATACCGGGGGTAACGAGCACTTCACTTACGAACCGGCCCTTCACGCCCATGCCGAGGAGCGGCGCAAGCTGGAATTCTCCCTGCGCCGCGCCCTCGAACGTGACGAATTCAAGGTCGTGTACCAGCCCGTCGTCGCGGCAGACACCGAGGGCGTCGTCAGCTTCGAAGCGCTGCTGCGCTGGGAAAGCAAGGATCACGGCAGCGTCAGCCCGGCAAAGTTCATCCCGCTGGCGGAGGATACCCGCCTGATCGTGCCGATCGGGGAATGGGTGCTCCGGGAGGCCTGCAAGGAAGCGATGAACTGGCCCGAACACATCCGCGTTGCGGTGAATGTTTCGGGCGAACAGCTCCTCGACCAGAACTTCGTGGCCAGCGTGGTCGGTGCGCTCCAGCACAGCGGGCTCAGCCCGAACCGGCTCGAGATCGAGGTGACCGAGAGCATCTTCCTGCGCGACACGACCATGGCCAATGCCGCGCTGGAGGAAGTCATGGCGCTGGGCTGCGGCATCGCGCTCGATGACTTCGGGACCGGCTATTCCTCGCTGGGTTACCTGCGCAAGCTGCGCTTCTCCACGATCAAGGTCGACCGCATGTTCGTGCAGGGCGCCGCCACGGGCAATCCCGAGAGCCTGGCGATCATCCGCGCCGTCGTCGCCATGGCGGACAGCCTCGGCATGTCGACAACCGCCGAAGGTGCCGAGACCCAGAATGAGGTCGACATGATCCGGCAGCTCGGCTGCCGCAAGATCCAGGGCTATTTCTTCGGTCGCCCCATGGCCCCCGAAGATGCAATTGCGCTATTCCGCAATCCGGCCAATTCGCGACAGAGCGCGGCCTGA
- the glmS gene encoding glutamine--fructose-6-phosphate transaminase (isomerizing) — MCGIIGIVGKEEVAERLVDGLRRMEYRGYDSAGVCTVHDGQLIRRRAEGKLLNLVKELAVDPAPGLVGIAHTRWATHGAPTTVNAHPHATGELALVHNGIIENFRPLREALVARGRKFESQTDTEVVAHLVSELVEAGRSPQEAVRAALPQLRGAFALAIAFRRFPDMLIGARLGSPLVVGYGEGETYLGSDALALAPLTQRISYLEEGDWVVITREGAQIYDVEGHAVEREIVTSGASAVAIEKGNYRHFMQKEIFEQPTVVAQTLRSYIRQIDHSVALPQIDFDVTSVNRITIVACGTSYYAGMVAKYWIEHFARLPVDIDVASEFRYREPVLEPGGLALFISQSGETADTLAALRHCKEAGQKIAVVVNVPTSTMAREADLLLPTHAGPEIGVASTKAFTCQLAVLAALAAHLAVKRGRMAREEEMEVVNHLVETPACLNAALAHDEEIAEMAHLIAPARDVLYLGRGPDFPLALEGALKLKEISYIHAEGYASGEMKHGPIALIDDAVPVIVLAPSGPLFEKTVSNMQEVRARGGKVVLISDREGIEEAGEGCIATIEMPKVHPLIAPLVYAVPVQLLAYHVACVKGTDVDQPRNLAKSVTVE; from the coding sequence ATGTGTGGAATCATCGGTATCGTCGGCAAGGAAGAGGTTGCAGAGCGCCTGGTGGACGGCCTCAGGCGCATGGAATACCGCGGCTATGACAGTGCAGGTGTCTGCACCGTTCACGATGGCCAGTTGATCCGCCGCAGGGCTGAGGGCAAGCTTCTCAATCTCGTCAAGGAACTGGCCGTCGATCCTGCGCCGGGCCTCGTCGGCATTGCCCACACCCGCTGGGCCACCCACGGCGCGCCGACCACGGTCAATGCCCATCCCCATGCGACCGGGGAACTGGCGCTCGTCCACAACGGCATCATCGAGAACTTCCGGCCCTTGCGCGAAGCGCTCGTCGCGCGCGGACGCAAGTTCGAGAGCCAGACCGATACCGAAGTGGTCGCGCACCTCGTCTCCGAACTGGTCGAGGCCGGCCGGTCGCCGCAGGAAGCGGTCAGGGCAGCCCTTCCGCAGCTGCGCGGCGCCTTTGCGCTTGCCATCGCCTTCCGCCGCTTCCCCGACATGCTGATCGGCGCCCGCCTCGGCTCGCCCCTCGTCGTTGGCTATGGCGAGGGTGAGACCTACCTGGGCTCCGACGCGCTGGCGCTGGCCCCGCTCACCCAGCGCATTTCCTACCTCGAAGAGGGCGACTGGGTCGTCATCACCCGCGAGGGCGCACAGATCTACGACGTCGAAGGCCATGCGGTGGAGCGCGAGATCGTAACCTCCGGCGCTTCGGCCGTGGCGATCGAGAAGGGCAACTACCGCCACTTCATGCAGAAGGAGATCTTCGAGCAGCCGACCGTCGTTGCCCAGACCCTGCGCAGCTATATCCGCCAGATCGACCACTCCGTCGCCTTGCCCCAGATCGATTTCGACGTCACCAGCGTCAACCGCATCACCATCGTCGCCTGCGGCACCAGCTATTACGCCGGCATGGTCGCGAAGTACTGGATAGAGCATTTCGCGCGCCTGCCGGTGGACATCGATGTCGCCAGCGAGTTCCGCTACCGCGAACCGGTGCTGGAGCCGGGCGGGCTGGCCCTGTTCATTTCGCAGTCCGGCGAAACCGCCGATACGCTCGCCGCGCTGCGCCACTGCAAGGAGGCGGGCCAGAAGATCGCGGTCGTCGTCAACGTGCCGACCAGCACGATGGCGCGCGAGGCCGACCTGCTTCTGCCCACCCATGCCGGTCCGGAAATCGGCGTCGCCTCGACCAAGGCCTTCACCTGCCAGCTTGCCGTGCTCGCCGCCCTCGCCGCACATCTTGCGGTCAAGCGCGGGCGCATGGCACGCGAGGAGGAGATGGAAGTCGTCAATCATCTCGTCGAAACGCCTGCCTGCCTCAACGCCGCGCTGGCCCATGACGAGGAAATCGCCGAGATGGCACACCTCATCGCCCCGGCGCGCGACGTGCTTTACCTGGGGCGCGGACCGGACTTCCCGCTTGCCCTCGAAGGGGCGCTCAAACTCAAGGAAATCAGCTACATCCATGCCGAAGGCTATGCCTCGGGCGAGATGAAGCACGGTCCGATCGCGCTGATCGACGATGCCGTCCCGGTCATTGTCCTCGCCCCTTCCGGGCCGCTCTTCGAAAAGACCGTCAGCAACATGCAGGAAGTGCGCGCCCGAGGCGGCAAGGTCGTGCTGATTTCCGACAGGGAGGGCATCGAGGAAGCCGGCGAAGGCTGCATCGCGACGATAGAGATGCCCAAGGTCCACCCGCTGATCGCGCCGCTGGTCTATGCTGTGCCGGTCCAGTTGCTCGCGTACCACGTCGCCTGCGTAAAGGGCACCGACGTCGACCAGCCCCGCAATCTCGCCAAGAGCGTAACCGTCGAATAA
- a CDS encoding TIGR00266 family protein produces the protein MSGSPWSHSRSSSISDDVDFEIKGQELQFVEIELDPGESAVAEAGAMVWKDAPIEMSTVFGDGSGGEGSGFMGKLLGAGKRLVTGESLFTTVFTHHGKGKARVAFAAPVPGAILPIKLDDVGGRLICQKDAFLAAARGVSIGVHFQQRIMTGLFGGEGFIMQKLEGDGWVFVQMGGTVIERELAAGEELHIDTGCVAAFTSGIDFDVIRAGSVKSMIFGGEGVFFARLRGPGKVWVQSLPFSRLAGRMLAAAGSRGGQNRGEGSILGGLGDLLDGD, from the coding sequence ATGTCCGGCAGTCCCTGGAGCCATTCGCGCAGTTCTTCGATTTCCGACGACGTCGACTTCGAGATCAAGGGCCAGGAACTCCAGTTCGTCGAGATCGAGCTGGATCCCGGCGAAAGCGCCGTGGCCGAAGCGGGTGCGATGGTCTGGAAGGATGCCCCTATCGAGATGTCGACCGTGTTCGGAGACGGTTCGGGCGGCGAAGGCAGCGGCTTCATGGGCAAGCTGCTCGGCGCAGGCAAGCGCCTCGTTACCGGCGAAAGCCTGTTCACGACCGTCTTCACCCATCACGGCAAAGGCAAGGCGCGCGTCGCCTTCGCCGCTCCCGTGCCCGGCGCCATTCTCCCGATCAAGCTGGACGACGTCGGCGGGCGCCTGATCTGCCAGAAGGACGCCTTCCTCGCCGCGGCTCGCGGCGTCTCCATCGGCGTCCACTTCCAGCAGCGGATCATGACCGGCCTGTTCGGCGGCGAAGGCTTCATCATGCAGAAGCTGGAAGGCGATGGCTGGGTCTTCGTGCAGATGGGCGGCACGGTGATCGAGCGCGAGCTGGCCGCGGGCGAAGAACTTCACATCGACACCGGCTGCGTGGCCGCATTCACTTCGGGCATCGACTTCGACGTGATCCGCGCCGGCTCGGTCAAGTCGATGATCTTCGGCGGCGAAGGCGTGTTCTTTGCGCGCCTGCGCGGCCCCGGCAAGGTCTGGGTCCAGTCCCTGCCTTTCTCGCGCCTCGCCGGTCGGATGCTGGCGGCTGCCGGTTCGCGCGGGGGACAGAACCGGGGTGAAGGGTCAATCCTGGGCGGCCTTGGCGACCTGCTCGACGGCGACTGA
- a CDS encoding lipopolysaccharide assembly protein LapB gives MNHWKALIPGMCMAMAVGAAAGSFPARAESVSPGHLGEVSQLVVAPNVMDKQRTSAGFGFIRAGKLKKAIAEFDAVISAADRRHLGDPRPRFCARDERDASKITTATGASGTSPVLIDAAVCDAHFGKGYALIDMGRGDLAEAELRRATELAPFDAHYANEYAELYKSRRDWKTSLELFLRAWDVTDKNPAGPDADLAARALRGIGYNQMMLGNLEAAENSFRQSLEFEPGNKAASIELGHIARQKAIGS, from the coding sequence ATGAACCACTGGAAGGCCTTAATTCCCGGAATGTGCATGGCCATGGCGGTCGGTGCGGCTGCAGGGTCGTTCCCGGCGCGTGCCGAATCGGTTTCGCCGGGCCATCTGGGCGAAGTCAGCCAGTTGGTGGTTGCGCCCAATGTCATGGACAAGCAGCGCACTTCGGCAGGCTTCGGCTTCATACGCGCGGGCAAGCTGAAGAAGGCGATTGCAGAATTCGACGCAGTGATTTCTGCGGCGGACCGCAGGCACCTGGGCGATCCGCGTCCGCGCTTCTGCGCGCGCGATGAACGCGATGCCTCGAAGATCACGACCGCGACCGGTGCTTCGGGTACAAGCCCCGTGCTGATCGATGCTGCGGTGTGCGATGCGCACTTCGGCAAGGGCTATGCCCTGATCGACATGGGGCGCGGCGATCTGGCCGAAGCGGAACTGCGCCGCGCGACCGAACTGGCGCCCTTCGATGCGCATTACGCCAACGAATATGCCGAACTCTACAAGTCGCGCCGCGACTGGAAGACTTCGCTCGAACTGTTCCTGCGCGCCTGGGACGTGACCGACAAGAACCCGGCTGGGCCTGACGCCGACCTTGCCGCGCGGGCGCTGCGGGGGATCGGCTACAACCAGATGATGCTCGGCAACCTCGAAGCGGCCGAGAATTCGTTCAGGCAGTCGCTGGAATTCGAGCCTGGGAACAAGGCCGCCAGCATCGAACTGGGACATATCGCCCGGCAGAAGGCAATCGGTTCGTAA
- the glmU gene encoding bifunctional UDP-N-acetylglucosamine diphosphorylase/glucosamine-1-phosphate N-acetyltransferase GlmU, whose translation MAEDSSPLAPLAVVVLAAGKGTRMKSNLHKVLHPIAGRPMLEHLMASAAELSPQRQVVVAGHGLEQLEKALGESVTFAVQEPQLGTGHAVQQAQGALQGFDGDVLILYGDVPFVRTETMRAMIERLHAEDSPAVVVLGFEPEDPLQYGRVLAHDDGRIAMMVEYKDATDEQRACRLCNSGLMAVKSADLFDLLSRVGNDNAQGEYYLVDIVNVATLEGRTCAVITTDDPDEVGGINSRGELAEAEARWQARRRKDAMADGVTLAAPETVFFAWDTQLGRDVTIEPNVVFGPGVTVADDVTIRAFSHLEGATLESGVEIGPYARLRPGAVLKSGSKVGNFVEIKKAVLGEGAKANHLSYLGDAEIGAGANIGAGTITCNYDGYFKHKTVIGERAFIGSNSALVAPLQIGADAIVAAGSAVTRNVAPGELRLVRGEQLVKPGWADRFHDTMKKKKAEQKK comes from the coding sequence ATGGCCGAAGACTCATCCCCCCTCGCCCCGCTCGCGGTCGTTGTCCTTGCCGCCGGCAAGGGCACCCGCATGAAGAGCAACCTGCACAAGGTCCTGCACCCCATTGCGGGCAGGCCGATGCTGGAGCATCTCATGGCCAGCGCGGCCGAACTCTCCCCGCAGCGGCAGGTCGTCGTGGCCGGGCACGGGCTGGAGCAGCTTGAAAAGGCCCTGGGCGAAAGCGTGACTTTCGCAGTGCAGGAGCCGCAGCTGGGCACCGGCCATGCCGTCCAGCAGGCACAGGGCGCTCTGCAGGGCTTCGACGGCGATGTCCTGATCCTTTACGGCGATGTGCCTTTCGTGCGCACCGAAACGATGCGCGCCATGATCGAACGCCTTCACGCAGAGGATTCCCCGGCGGTCGTGGTGCTCGGTTTCGAGCCGGAAGATCCGCTGCAGTACGGCCGGGTGCTCGCCCACGACGATGGCCGCATCGCAATGATGGTCGAGTACAAGGACGCAACCGATGAGCAGCGCGCCTGCCGCCTGTGCAACTCCGGCCTCATGGCGGTGAAGTCGGCGGACCTGTTCGACCTGCTCTCACGCGTGGGCAACGACAATGCGCAAGGCGAGTACTACCTCGTCGACATCGTCAATGTCGCCACGCTCGAGGGCCGCACCTGTGCGGTCATCACCACGGACGATCCGGACGAAGTGGGCGGCATCAACAGCCGCGGCGAACTGGCCGAGGCCGAAGCACGCTGGCAGGCCCGTCGCCGCAAGGACGCCATGGCCGATGGCGTGACGCTTGCCGCGCCGGAAACGGTGTTCTTCGCATGGGATACGCAGCTTGGCCGCGACGTCACGATCGAGCCCAATGTGGTCTTCGGCCCTGGCGTGACGGTCGCCGACGATGTCACCATTCGCGCCTTCTCGCACCTTGAAGGCGCAACGCTGGAAAGCGGGGTCGAGATCGGCCCCTACGCCCGCCTGCGCCCCGGTGCGGTGCTCAAGTCCGGCTCCAAGGTCGGCAACTTCGTCGAGATCAAGAAGGCGGTGCTGGGCGAAGGCGCCAAGGCCAACCACCTCAGCTACCTGGGCGATGCAGAGATCGGCGCGGGAGCAAACATCGGCGCGGGCACGATCACCTGCAACTACGACGGCTACTTCAAGCACAAGACGGTGATCGGCGAGCGCGCCTTCATCGGCTCGAACAGCGCCCTGGTCGCCCCGCTCCAGATCGGCGCGGATGCGATCGTCGCGGCCGGCAGCGCAGTCACGCGCAACGTCGCCCCGGGCGAACTGCGCCTCGTGCGCGGGGAACAGCTGGTCAAGCCCGGCTGGGCAGACCGCTTTCACGATACGATGAAGAAGAAGAAGGCCGAGCAGAAAAAGTAG
- a CDS encoding HAD-IA family hydrolase, whose protein sequence is MSTFPFDIVGFDLDGTLLDSHGDLAAAVNHAISLEGRQAIPSSEVRDLIGGGAKKMLARALEVTGEPVSDARFDELHRILLDFYEANIAVETRLFPGGLEMLDGLAARGVKIAVVTNKLERFAVRIFDELGLSDRFFTVIGGDTLGPGKAKPNPDLIYEMLDRAGVSRQEARAVYVGDTTYDTGAAAAAGLPCVAVSFGFCDKPPRELGANAVIDHFDQLIPALDYLGTASVR, encoded by the coding sequence ATGAGCACATTTCCATTCGATATCGTCGGGTTCGACCTCGACGGAACCCTTCTCGACAGTCACGGGGATCTGGCAGCGGCAGTGAACCACGCGATCTCGTTGGAGGGCAGGCAGGCGATCCCGTCGTCCGAAGTGCGCGACCTGATCGGCGGCGGAGCGAAGAAGATGCTCGCCCGCGCGCTGGAGGTTACCGGGGAGCCGGTTTCCGATGCGCGTTTCGACGAATTGCACCGCATCCTGCTCGATTTCTACGAGGCCAATATCGCGGTCGAGACGCGCCTGTTCCCGGGCGGACTCGAAATGCTGGACGGTCTGGCTGCGCGCGGCGTGAAGATCGCGGTGGTGACCAACAAGCTTGAGCGCTTCGCCGTGCGGATCTTCGACGAGCTCGGCCTGTCGGATCGCTTCTTCACGGTCATCGGCGGCGATACGCTGGGGCCGGGCAAGGCCAAGCCAAACCCCGATCTCATCTACGAGATGCTCGACCGGGCCGGTGTCTCGCGGCAGGAGGCGCGCGCTGTCTATGTCGGCGATACGACTTACGATACCGGCGCGGCTGCCGCTGCGGGGCTACCGTGCGTCGCGGTGAGCTTTGGCTTCTGCGACAAGCCGCCCCGCGAACTGGGTGCCAATGCGGTGATCGATCACTTCGACCAGCTCATTCCCGCGCTTGACTATCTGGGAACCGCCTCTGTGCGCTGA